Proteins from one Streptomyces genisteinicus genomic window:
- the bldC gene encoding developmental transcriptional regulator BldC encodes MTARTPDAEPLLTPAEVATMFRVDPKTVTRWAKAGKLTSIRTLGGHRRYREAEVRALLAGIPQQRSEA; translated from the coding sequence ATGACCGCTCGCACCCCTGATGCCGAGCCGCTGCTGACCCCGGCTGAGGTTGCCACGATGTTCCGCGTGGACCCGAAGACGGTCACCCGCTGGGCTAAGGCGGGCAAGCTCACGTCCATCCGCACGCTCGGAGGACACCGCCGTTACCGCGAGGCAGAGGTCCGCGCACTGCTTGCGGGTATTCCGCAGCAGCGCAGCGAGGCCTGA
- a CDS encoding Leu/Phe/Val dehydrogenase produces the protein MTDVTGARVDVLNTLFRSEQGGHEQVVLCQDRATGLKAVIAIHSTALGPALGGTRFYPYASEEEAVADALNLARGMSYKNAMAGLDHGGGKAVIIGDPELIKTDELLRAYGRFVDSLGGRYVTACDVGTYVADMDVVARESRWVTGRSPANGGAGDSSVLTAYGVFQGMRASAQHLWGAPSLRGRRVGVVGVGKVGHYLVEHLLEDGAEVVITDVREESVRRITAKHPQVTAVADTDALIRTEGLDVYAPCALGGALDDDTVPVLTATVVCGAANNQLAHPGVEKDLADRGILYAPDYVVNAGGVIQVADELHGFDFDRCKAKAAKIFDTTLAIFARAKEDGIPPAAAADRIAEQRMAEARRR, from the coding sequence GTGACCGATGTGACCGGCGCCCGTGTCGACGTACTGAACACCCTGTTCCGATCGGAGCAGGGGGGACACGAGCAAGTCGTGCTGTGCCAGGACCGCGCCACCGGCCTCAAGGCCGTCATCGCCATCCACTCCACCGCCCTGGGCCCGGCCCTCGGCGGCACCCGCTTCTACCCGTACGCCTCCGAGGAGGAGGCCGTCGCCGACGCGCTGAACCTCGCGCGGGGGATGTCCTACAAGAACGCCATGGCCGGACTGGACCACGGCGGCGGCAAGGCCGTGATCATCGGAGACCCCGAACTGATCAAGACCGACGAGCTGCTGCGCGCCTACGGCCGTTTCGTGGACTCCCTCGGCGGCCGCTACGTCACCGCCTGCGACGTCGGCACCTACGTGGCCGACATGGACGTCGTGGCGCGCGAGAGCCGCTGGGTGACCGGCCGCTCCCCGGCCAACGGCGGGGCGGGCGACTCCTCCGTGCTCACCGCGTACGGCGTCTTCCAGGGCATGCGCGCCTCGGCCCAGCACCTGTGGGGCGCCCCGTCGCTGCGCGGCCGCAGGGTCGGCGTCGTCGGCGTCGGCAAGGTGGGCCACTACCTGGTGGAGCACCTGCTGGAGGACGGCGCCGAGGTCGTGATCACCGATGTGCGCGAGGAGTCGGTGCGCCGGATCACCGCCAAGCACCCCCAGGTCACCGCGGTCGCCGACACCGACGCCCTGATCCGCACCGAGGGCCTGGACGTGTACGCGCCCTGCGCGCTCGGCGGCGCGCTCGACGACGACACCGTCCCGGTGCTCACCGCGACCGTGGTCTGCGGCGCGGCCAACAACCAGCTCGCCCACCCCGGCGTGGAGAAGGACCTCGCGGACCGCGGGATCCTCTACGCCCCCGACTACGTCGTCAACGCCGGCGGGGTCATCCAGGTCGCCGACGAACTCCACGGCTTCGACTTCGACCGGTGCAAGGCCAAGGCCGCGAAGATCTTCGACACCACGCTGGCAATATTCGCACGTGCGAAGGAAGACGGTATTCCGCCGGCCGCCGCGGCCGACCGGATCGCCGAGCAGCGGATGGCGGAGGCCCGCCGGCGCTGA
- a CDS encoding DUF3073 domain-containing protein has protein sequence MGRGRAKAKQTKVARQLKYNSGGTDLSRLANELGASTPSPLSNQPPNGEPFEDDDEEDDPYARYADMYNDDEDEDDESGSSSQRRGA, from the coding sequence ATGGGGCGCGGCCGGGCCAAGGCCAAGCAGACAAAGGTCGCCCGCCAGCTGAAGTACAACAGCGGCGGGACTGACCTGTCGCGTCTGGCCAACGAGCTGGGCGCTTCTACTCCGAGTCCGCTCTCGAACCAGCCGCCCAACGGCGAGCCGTTCGAGGACGACGACGAGGAAGACGACCCGTACGCGCGGTACGCGGACATGTACAACGACGACGAGGACGAGGACGACGAGTCCGGTTCCTCGTCGCAGCGCCGCGGCGCTTGA
- the purM gene encoding phosphoribosylformylglycinamidine cyclo-ligase: MSQAHPAEGGASYAGAGVDIEAGDRAVELMKEWVKKTQRPEVAGLGGLGGFAGLFDASALKRYERPLLASATDGVGTKVDIARQMGVYDTIGHDLVAMVMDDIVVCGAEPLFMTDYICVGKVHPERVAGIVKGIAEGCVLAGTALVGGETAEHPGLLGPDDFDVAGAGTGVVEADRLLGPDRIREGDVVIAMASSGLHSNGYSLVRHVLFDRAGMSLNAQVAELGRTLGEELLEPTRIYSLDCLALTRTTEVHAFSHITGGGLAANLARVIPDGLHATVDRSTWTPGAVFDLVGSAGKVEQLELEKTLNMGVGMMAVVPETSVDVALTTLADRGLDAWVAGRIVARGDRPAGAELTGGYAR, translated from the coding sequence ATGTCCCAGGCACATCCTGCCGAAGGCGGCGCCAGCTACGCAGGTGCGGGCGTCGACATCGAAGCGGGCGACCGCGCCGTCGAGCTGATGAAGGAGTGGGTGAAGAAGACGCAGCGCCCCGAGGTCGCCGGTCTCGGCGGTCTCGGCGGATTCGCCGGCCTCTTCGACGCCTCCGCCCTCAAGCGCTACGAGCGCCCGCTGCTCGCCTCCGCCACCGACGGTGTCGGCACCAAGGTCGACATCGCCCGCCAGATGGGCGTCTACGACACGATCGGCCACGACCTGGTCGCCATGGTCATGGACGACATCGTCGTGTGCGGTGCCGAGCCCCTCTTCATGACCGACTACATCTGCGTCGGCAAGGTGCACCCCGAGCGGGTGGCCGGGATCGTCAAGGGCATCGCCGAGGGCTGCGTGCTCGCCGGTACCGCCCTGGTCGGCGGCGAGACGGCGGAGCACCCCGGGCTGCTCGGCCCGGACGACTTCGACGTCGCCGGCGCGGGCACGGGCGTGGTCGAGGCCGACCGCCTGCTGGGCCCCGACCGCATCCGCGAGGGCGACGTGGTCATCGCCATGGCGTCCTCCGGGCTTCACTCGAACGGGTACTCGCTCGTCCGGCACGTCCTCTTCGACCGCGCGGGCATGTCGCTCAACGCACAGGTCGCGGAGCTCGGCAGGACGCTCGGCGAGGAGCTGCTGGAGCCGACGAGGATCTACTCGCTGGACTGCCTGGCGCTCACCCGCACGACCGAGGTGCACGCGTTCAGCCACATCACCGGCGGCGGTCTCGCGGCCAACCTGGCGCGGGTGATCCCGGACGGCCTGCACGCGACGGTCGACCGCTCGACCTGGACGCCGGGCGCCGTGTTCGACCTGGTCGGCTCCGCCGGCAAGGTCGAGCAGCTGGAGCTGGAGAAGACCCTGAACATGGGCGTGGGCATGATGGCCGTCGTCCCGGAGACCTCCGTCGACGTGGCGCTGACCACCCTCGCCGACCGCGGTCTGGACGCCTGGGTCGCCGGACGGATCGTCGCCCGCGGCGACCGGCCGGCCGGCGCGGAGCTCACCGGCGGGTACGCGCGCTGA
- the purF gene encoding amidophosphoribosyltransferase, with protein MPRGDGRLNHDLLPGEKGPQDACGVFGVWAPGEEVAKLTYFGLYALQHRGQESAGIAVSNGSQILVFKDMGLVSQVFDETSLGSLSGHIAVGHARYSTTGASVWENAQPTFRATAHGSIALGHNGNLVNTAQLAEMVARLPKENGRATQVAATNDTDLVTALLAGQVDGDGKPLTVEEAAATVLPEVRGAFSLVFMDENTLYAARDPQGIRPLVLGRLERGWVVASESAALDICGASFVREVEPGEMIAIDENGIRTSRFAEAKPKGCVFEYVYLARPDTDIAGRNVYLSRVEMGRKLAKEAPAEADLVIATPESGTPAAIGYAEASGIPYGSGLVKNAYVGRTFIQPSQTIRQLGIRLKLNPLKEVIRGKRLVVVDDSIVRGNTQRALVKMLREAGAAEVHIRISSPPVKWPCFFGIDFATRAELIANGMTIDEIGTSLGADSLAYISIDGMIEATTIAKPNLCRACFDGEYPMELPDPELLGKQLLETELAAGPAATAAADALRRP; from the coding sequence GTGCCACGTGGTGACGGACGACTCAACCACGACCTGCTCCCCGGTGAGAAGGGCCCCCAGGACGCTTGCGGCGTCTTCGGTGTCTGGGCTCCGGGTGAAGAGGTCGCGAAGCTCACTTACTTCGGGCTCTACGCCCTCCAACATCGAGGCCAGGAATCCGCGGGTATCGCGGTCAGCAACGGCTCTCAGATCCTCGTCTTCAAGGACATGGGGCTCGTGTCCCAGGTCTTCGACGAGACCTCCCTCGGCTCCCTGAGCGGTCATATCGCGGTCGGACACGCCCGCTACTCGACCACCGGCGCCTCCGTGTGGGAGAACGCGCAGCCGACCTTCCGGGCGACGGCCCACGGCTCGATCGCGCTCGGCCACAACGGGAACCTGGTCAACACGGCCCAGCTGGCCGAGATGGTCGCCCGGCTCCCCAAGGAGAACGGGCGGGCCACCCAGGTCGCGGCGACCAACGACACCGACCTGGTCACCGCCCTGCTGGCCGGCCAGGTCGACGGGGACGGCAAGCCGCTGACCGTCGAGGAGGCGGCCGCCACGGTCCTTCCCGAGGTCCGGGGAGCCTTCTCGCTGGTGTTCATGGACGAGAACACCCTCTACGCCGCCCGTGACCCGCAGGGCATCCGCCCGCTGGTCCTCGGCCGGCTGGAGCGCGGCTGGGTCGTCGCCTCCGAGTCCGCCGCCCTCGACATCTGCGGCGCGAGCTTCGTGCGGGAGGTCGAGCCGGGCGAGATGATCGCCATCGACGAGAACGGCATCCGGACCTCCCGATTCGCAGAAGCGAAGCCCAAGGGCTGCGTCTTCGAGTACGTCTACCTGGCCCGTCCGGACACGGACATCGCCGGTCGGAACGTGTACCTCTCGCGTGTCGAAATGGGCCGGAAACTGGCCAAGGAAGCTCCGGCCGAGGCGGACCTGGTCATAGCGACCCCGGAGTCCGGCACGCCCGCCGCCATCGGCTACGCCGAGGCGAGCGGCATCCCCTACGGCTCCGGCCTGGTGAAGAACGCCTATGTGGGCCGCACCTTCATCCAGCCCTCGCAGACCATCCGCCAGCTGGGCATCCGCCTGAAGCTCAACCCGCTGAAGGAAGTCATCCGGGGCAAGCGGCTCGTCGTCGTCGACGACTCGATCGTCCGCGGCAACACCCAGCGCGCGCTGGTCAAGATGCTCCGCGAGGCGGGCGCCGCCGAGGTCCACATCCGGATCTCCTCGCCGCCCGTGAAGTGGCCGTGCTTCTTCGGGATCGACTTCGCCACCCGCGCCGAGCTGATCGCCAACGGCATGACGATCGACGAGATCGGCACCTCGCTCGGCGCCGACTCGCTGGCGTACATCTCCATCGACGGCATGATCGAGGCGACCACCATCGCCAAGCCGAACCTGTGCCGCGCCTGCTTCGACGGCGAGTACCCGATGGAGCTGCCCGATCCCGAGCTGCTCGGCAAGCAGCTGCTGGAGACCGAGCTGGCCGCCGGCCCCGCCGCGACCGCGGCCGCCGACGCCCTCCGTCGCCCGTAA
- a CDS encoding putative leader peptide: MQLPGDRTVTLVERRHVDLVRVASAICRCVR, from the coding sequence ATGCAGCTTCCCGGTGACCGGACGGTCACACTCGTGGAGCGCCGCCACGTCGACCTGGTCCGTGTCGCGAGCGCCATCTGTCGCTGCGTGCGCTAG
- a CDS encoding sulfatase-like hydrolase/transferase has translation MNAYEPTLSRRAFAGATVAGAAAAAVGLPSAEAAAADSGPGERPFRASRSLGRHSRRPNILFILGDDLGWADLSSYGSTHIRTPHLDRLARQGVRFTDAYSGSATCSPTRFSLYTGRFPGRTKGGLAEPIADRTAGLEPTHPTLASLLRDADYATALIGKWHAGYLPDYSPTRSGWDEFFGNFGGALEYYSKLGLGGEYDLYEGDAEYRDLRYYTRILTERASEYVSRDHAKPWLLNLNFTTPHWPWIAEGDTEESAAVTARIRAGDRRALFHDDGGSLDKYREMVEDLDRSVGKVLDALRRSGQEKDTLVFFASDNGGERFSYNWPLSGSKSSLQEGGIRVPSILRWPARIEGHQVSDLPVYTPDWTATLLEIGGARPHPAYPLDGTSLAGHLLRGADVPERDLFWRVRGERALRRGDWKYYRGKTGRDQLFRLSEDVREQADRATAEPARLAELRGAWEAVNGTLLPYPS, from the coding sequence GTGAACGCGTACGAGCCCACCCTGTCCCGGCGTGCCTTCGCCGGCGCCACCGTCGCCGGCGCCGCCGCCGCGGCCGTCGGACTCCCCTCCGCGGAGGCCGCCGCAGCGGACTCCGGCCCCGGGGAACGCCCCTTCCGCGCCTCGCGCTCCCTCGGGCGGCACTCCCGGCGGCCCAACATCCTCTTCATCCTCGGCGACGACCTCGGCTGGGCCGACCTGTCCTCGTACGGCTCGACCCACATACGCACGCCCCACCTGGACCGGCTCGCCCGGCAGGGCGTGCGCTTCACCGACGCCTACTCGGGGTCCGCGACCTGCTCGCCCACCCGGTTCAGCCTCTACACCGGCCGTTTCCCCGGCCGCACGAAGGGCGGGCTCGCCGAGCCGATCGCCGACCGCACGGCGGGGCTCGAACCCACCCACCCCACGCTCGCCTCGCTGCTGCGCGACGCCGACTACGCCACCGCGCTGATCGGCAAGTGGCACGCCGGCTACCTGCCCGACTACAGCCCCACCCGCTCCGGCTGGGACGAGTTCTTCGGCAACTTCGGCGGCGCCCTGGAGTACTACTCCAAGCTGGGGCTCGGCGGCGAGTACGACCTCTACGAGGGCGACGCCGAGTACCGGGACCTGCGCTACTACACCCGCATCCTGACCGAGCGGGCGAGCGAGTACGTGAGCCGCGACCACGCGAAGCCGTGGCTGCTGAACCTCAACTTCACCACCCCGCACTGGCCCTGGATCGCCGAGGGCGACACCGAGGAGAGCGCCGCCGTGACCGCGCGGATCAGAGCCGGGGACCGGCGGGCGCTCTTCCACGACGACGGCGGCTCGCTCGACAAGTACCGGGAGATGGTCGAGGACCTCGACCGCTCGGTGGGCAAGGTGCTGGACGCCCTCAGGCGGTCCGGGCAGGAGAAGGACACCCTGGTCTTCTTCGCCAGCGACAACGGCGGCGAGCGCTTCTCCTACAACTGGCCGCTGTCGGGCAGCAAGTCCTCGCTCCAGGAGGGCGGCATCCGCGTCCCGTCGATCCTGCGCTGGCCGGCCCGCATCGAGGGACACCAGGTCAGCGATCTGCCGGTGTACACACCGGACTGGACGGCGACCCTGCTGGAGATCGGCGGCGCACGCCCCCACCCGGCGTACCCGCTGGACGGCACCTCGCTCGCGGGCCATCTGCTGCGCGGTGCCGACGTGCCCGAGCGGGACCTGTTCTGGCGGGTGCGGGGCGAGCGCGCGCTGCGGCGCGGCGACTGGAAGTACTACCGCGGCAAGACCGGCCGCGACCAGCTCTTCCGGCTCTCCGAGGACGTCCGCGAGCAGGCCGACAGGGCCACGGCCGAACCGGCCCGGCTGGCGGAGCTGCGCGGCGCCTGGGAGGCCGTGAACGGCACGCTGCTCCCCTACCCGTCCTGA
- a CDS encoding META domain-containing protein → MRYQLSIPVTAMALFALAACGTQTGSSSDGGTSVAPDAPLAGTRWSVDSVTVDGRRTAAPDGAYVELTEKGRAQGNYGCNHFGADVSIEGDTLTVGPGEMTEMACEERIQGFEDALRAALAGKLKAGLSDGRLTLTTDGGDTVALSEEKPAPLVGTTWTVDSLVSGKTAASLPAGSEKKAELTFTEDGKASGSLGCNRFSATAKVSGTTIAFGPVSATRKLCPGPEMELERKLTALLEKGTLAYEVKHRALTLTAPDGEGVGAVARDR, encoded by the coding sequence ATGCGCTACCAGCTGAGCATTCCTGTCACCGCGATGGCCCTGTTCGCCCTTGCCGCGTGCGGCACTCAGACGGGGTCCTCCTCCGACGGCGGAACGTCCGTGGCGCCCGACGCGCCACTCGCCGGCACCCGATGGTCCGTCGACAGCGTCACCGTCGACGGCCGGCGGACGGCGGCCCCGGACGGCGCGTACGTCGAACTGACCGAGAAGGGCCGGGCCCAGGGCAACTACGGCTGCAACCACTTCGGCGCCGATGTGAGCATCGAGGGGGACACCCTCACCGTCGGCCCGGGCGAGATGACCGAGATGGCCTGCGAGGAGCGGATCCAGGGCTTCGAGGACGCCCTGCGGGCCGCGCTCGCCGGCAAGCTGAAGGCGGGGCTGTCCGACGGGCGGCTCACCCTCACCACCGACGGCGGCGACACCGTCGCCCTGAGCGAGGAGAAGCCCGCCCCGCTCGTCGGCACCACCTGGACGGTGGACTCCCTGGTGTCCGGGAAGACGGCCGCCTCGCTGCCCGCGGGGAGCGAGAAGAAGGCCGAGCTCACGTTCACCGAGGACGGGAAGGCGAGCGGCAGCCTCGGCTGCAACCGCTTCTCCGCCACGGCGAAGGTCTCCGGCACCACGATCGCCTTCGGTCCCGTGTCCGCCACCCGCAAGCTGTGCCCCGGCCCCGAGATGGAACTGGAGCGCAAGCTCACCGCGCTGCTGGAGAAGGGGACGCTCGCCTACGAGGTGAAGCACCGCGCGCTGACCCTCACCGCGCCGGACGGCGAGGGCGTCGGAGCGGTCGCCCGGGACCGCTGA
- a CDS encoding maleylpyruvate isomerase family mycothiol-dependent enzyme: protein MPPARKRLRSYAHDTVVDAVRAQFGHVHATVGTLTPDQFGRPTRLGDWTVRELCAHIAMVASLVVGYLERPEPAEADLALLDWPFATVTARAKVDEDTRAFASRGEIAGLFARTARDLDAVLPGSSPERIVPMRFGGMRLGDFLVTRTVEMVVHTDDLAHATGLEIPFDRQALAACTRLLADALAVKAPGGSTEVRVPPFAVVQCVEGPRHTRGTPPNVVETDPLTWIRLATGRTAWADEVAAATVRASGERADLGPLLPVLG, encoded by the coding sequence ATGCCACCGGCCAGGAAACGACTCCGCAGCTACGCCCACGACACGGTCGTGGACGCCGTCCGGGCCCAGTTCGGGCATGTGCACGCGACGGTCGGCACGCTGACGCCCGACCAGTTCGGCCGGCCCACCCGGCTCGGCGACTGGACCGTGCGCGAACTCTGCGCGCACATCGCCATGGTCGCCTCGCTCGTCGTCGGGTACCTGGAGCGCCCCGAGCCGGCGGAGGCCGATCTCGCGCTGCTGGACTGGCCGTTCGCGACGGTGACCGCGCGGGCGAAGGTCGACGAGGACACCCGGGCCTTCGCCTCCCGCGGGGAGATCGCCGGCCTCTTCGCCCGGACCGCGCGGGATCTCGACGCGGTCCTGCCGGGGTCCTCCCCGGAGCGGATCGTGCCGATGCGGTTCGGCGGGATGCGGCTCGGCGACTTCCTGGTGACGCGCACGGTCGAGATGGTCGTCCACACCGACGACCTCGCCCACGCCACCGGGCTGGAGATCCCCTTCGACCGGCAGGCGCTGGCGGCCTGCACCCGGCTGCTGGCGGACGCGCTGGCGGTGAAGGCGCCCGGCGGCTCCACCGAGGTGCGCGTCCCGCCGTTCGCCGTGGTGCAGTGCGTCGAGGGGCCCCGGCACACCCGGGGGACGCCGCCCAACGTCGTGGAGACCGATCCGCTGACCTGGATCCGGCTGGCCACCGGGCGCACGGCCTGGGCGGACGAGGTGGCGGCGGCGACGGTACGGGCGAGCGGGGAGCGGGCCGACCTCGGCCCGCTGCTGCCGGTTCTCGGCTGA
- the purL gene encoding phosphoribosylformylglycinamidine synthase subunit PurL — protein MTLDTVKHAGETPDSEQPWKELGLKEDEYARIREILGRRPTGAELAMYSVMWSEHCSYKSSKVHLKQFGEKAPENDALLVGIGENAGVVDVGQGYAVTFKVESHNHPSYIEPYQGAATGVGGIVRDILAMGARPVAVVDPLRFGAADHPDTKRVLPGVVAGIGGYGNCLGLPNIGGEVVFDSCYQGNPLVNAGCIGVMKHEDIHLAQASGPGNKVILYGARTGGDGIGGVSVLASETFDDTKPTKRPAVQVGDPFQEKLLIECTLEIFKEKLVAGIQDLGGAGLSCATSELASAGSGGMRVELDTVPLRDATLSPEEILMSESQERMCAIVEPQHVDRFMEICEKWDVTATVIGEVTEGERLEIFWHGELIVDVPPGTVAHEGPTYHRPFARPSWQDALQADDANALARPQAADELRAQVLRLVSSPNQASKAWITDQYDRFVQGNTVLAQPEDAGMVRIDEESNLGVAMATDGNGRYAKLDPYTGAQLALAEAYRNVAASGARPLAISDCLNFGSPEDPDVMWQFAEATRGLADGCLALGTPVTGGNVSLYNQTGDVAIHPTPVVAVLGVIDDVTRRTPIAFAEEGQLLYLLGDTREEFGGSAWSQVVHDHLGGMPPAVDLDREKLLAEILISASRDGMIDAAHDLSDGGLVQAVTESCLRGGHGARLVVPEGLSEGGSATGDAFTFLLSESAGRAVVAVPRSEELRFTDMCGARGLPATRIGVVEGDAVEVQGQFSIPLNELRTAHEATIPGLLV, from the coding sequence ATGACCCTGGACACCGTCAAGCACGCGGGCGAGACCCCGGACTCCGAGCAGCCCTGGAAGGAGCTCGGACTCAAGGAGGACGAGTACGCCCGCATCCGCGAGATCCTGGGCCGCCGTCCCACCGGGGCCGAGCTCGCGATGTACAGCGTCATGTGGTCCGAGCACTGCTCGTACAAGAGCAGCAAGGTGCACCTGAAGCAGTTCGGCGAGAAGGCCCCGGAGAACGACGCGCTGCTCGTCGGGATCGGCGAGAACGCCGGCGTCGTCGACGTGGGCCAGGGGTACGCGGTGACCTTCAAGGTCGAGTCGCACAACCACCCCTCGTACATCGAGCCCTACCAGGGCGCCGCCACGGGCGTCGGCGGCATCGTCCGCGACATCCTGGCGATGGGCGCCCGCCCGGTCGCCGTCGTCGACCCGCTGCGTTTCGGCGCGGCCGACCACCCCGACACCAAGCGCGTCCTGCCGGGCGTCGTCGCCGGCATCGGCGGCTACGGCAACTGCCTGGGCCTGCCCAACATCGGCGGCGAGGTCGTCTTCGACTCCTGCTACCAGGGCAACCCGCTCGTCAACGCCGGCTGCATCGGCGTGATGAAGCACGAGGACATCCACCTCGCCCAGGCCTCCGGCCCCGGCAACAAGGTCATCCTCTACGGCGCCCGCACCGGCGGCGACGGCATCGGCGGCGTCTCGGTCCTCGCGTCCGAGACCTTCGACGACACCAAGCCCACCAAGCGCCCCGCGGTGCAGGTCGGCGACCCGTTCCAGGAGAAGCTCCTCATCGAGTGCACCCTGGAGATCTTCAAGGAGAAGCTGGTCGCGGGCATCCAGGACCTCGGCGGCGCCGGGCTGTCCTGCGCCACCTCCGAGCTGGCGAGCGCCGGCTCCGGCGGCATGCGGGTCGAGCTGGACACCGTGCCGCTGCGCGACGCGACGCTCTCGCCGGAGGAGATCCTCATGAGCGAGTCGCAGGAGCGCATGTGCGCGATCGTCGAGCCGCAGCACGTCGACCGCTTCATGGAGATCTGCGAGAAGTGGGACGTCACCGCCACCGTGATCGGTGAGGTGACCGAGGGCGAGCGGCTGGAGATCTTCTGGCACGGCGAGCTCATCGTGGACGTGCCGCCCGGCACCGTCGCCCACGAGGGACCGACCTACCACCGTCCGTTCGCCCGTCCGTCCTGGCAGGACGCCCTCCAGGCCGACGACGCGAACGCGCTGGCACGGCCCCAGGCCGCGGACGAACTGCGCGCGCAGGTCCTGCGGCTGGTCTCCTCCCCGAACCAGGCCTCCAAGGCGTGGATCACCGACCAGTACGACCGCTTCGTGCAGGGCAACACCGTGCTCGCCCAGCCCGAGGACGCGGGCATGGTCCGGATCGACGAGGAGTCCAACCTCGGCGTGGCCATGGCGACCGACGGCAACGGCCGCTACGCGAAGCTCGACCCGTACACCGGTGCGCAGCTCGCGCTGGCCGAGGCGTACCGCAACGTGGCCGCCTCCGGCGCCAGGCCGCTGGCGATCTCGGACTGCCTGAACTTCGGTTCGCCCGAGGACCCGGACGTGATGTGGCAGTTCGCCGAGGCCACCCGCGGCCTCGCCGACGGCTGCCTCGCGCTCGGCACCCCGGTCACCGGCGGCAACGTCTCGCTCTACAACCAGACCGGTGACGTGGCGATCCACCCGACGCCGGTGGTGGCCGTGCTCGGTGTGATCGATGACGTCACCCGCCGCACCCCGATCGCGTTCGCCGAGGAGGGGCAGCTGCTCTACCTGCTCGGCGACACCCGCGAGGAGTTCGGCGGCTCGGCGTGGTCCCAGGTCGTCCACGACCACCTCGGCGGCATGCCGCCCGCGGTGGACCTGGACCGGGAGAAGCTGCTGGCGGAGATCCTGATCTCGGCGTCCCGCGACGGCATGATCGACGCGGCGCACGACCTGTCCGACGGCGGTCTGGTCCAGGCGGTGACCGAGTCCTGCCTGCGCGGCGGCCACGGCGCCCGGCTGGTCGTCCCGGAGGGGCTGTCCGAGGGCGGCTCGGCCACCGGCGACGCGTTCACCTTCCTGCTGAGCGAGTCGGCCGGCCGTGCGGTCGTCGCCGTGCCGCGCAGCGAGGAGCTGCGCTTCACGGACATGTGCGGTGCCCGCGGGCTGCCCGCCACCCGCATCGGTGTCGTCGAGGGCGACGCCGTCGAGGTGCAGGGCCAGTTCTCGATCCCGCTGAACGAGCTGCGCACGGCGCACGAGGCGACCATCCCCGGTCTGCTCGTCTGA
- the purQ gene encoding phosphoribosylformylglycinamidine synthase subunit PurQ: MTTRIGVVTFPGTLDDRDALRAVRLAGAEPVPLWHRDKDLKQVDAVVLAGGFSYGDYLRAGAISRFSPVTDTIIEQAKAGMPVLGICNGFQILTEAHLLPGAMLRNNHLHFICREQRLRVENADTAWTSDYEQGQEIAVPLKNMDGRYVADARTLDELEAEGRVAFRYLDVNPNGSLRDIAGITNAAGNVVGLMPHPEHAVEPLVGTGGTDGLGFFTSILKKLVSS; this comes from the coding sequence GTGACCACTCGTATCGGAGTCGTCACCTTCCCCGGGACGCTCGACGACCGGGACGCCCTGCGTGCCGTCCGCCTCGCGGGCGCCGAGCCCGTCCCGCTCTGGCACCGCGACAAGGACCTGAAGCAGGTCGACGCCGTGGTGCTGGCCGGAGGCTTCAGCTACGGCGACTACCTGCGCGCCGGCGCCATCTCGCGCTTCTCCCCGGTGACGGACACGATCATCGAGCAGGCGAAGGCCGGCATGCCGGTCCTCGGCATCTGCAACGGATTCCAGATCCTCACCGAGGCGCACCTGCTGCCGGGCGCGATGCTGCGCAACAACCACCTGCACTTCATCTGCCGCGAGCAGCGCCTGCGCGTCGAGAACGCGGACACGGCCTGGACGTCCGACTACGAGCAGGGCCAGGAGATCGCCGTCCCGCTCAAGAACATGGACGGCCGCTACGTCGCCGACGCGCGCACCCTCGACGAGCTGGAGGCCGAGGGCCGGGTCGCCTTCCGCTACCTGGACGTCAACCCCAACGGCTCGCTGCGCGACATCGCGGGCATCACCAACGCCGCGGGCAACGTGGTCGGCCTGATGCCGCACCCCGAGCACGCGGTCGAGCCGCTCGTCGGCACCGGGGGCACCGACGGGCTGGGCTTCTTCACCTCGATCCTCAAGAAGTTGGTCTCCTCATGA
- the purS gene encoding phosphoribosylformylglycinamidine synthase subunit PurS yields the protein MARVVVDVMLKPEILDPQGQAVQRALPRLGFDGIADVRQGKRFELEVDGPVDDAALARIHEMAETFLANTVIEDFVVKVES from the coding sequence GTGGCTCGCGTCGTAGTCGACGTCATGCTCAAGCCCGAGATCCTCGACCCCCAGGGACAGGCGGTGCAGCGTGCACTGCCCCGTCTGGGATTCGACGGGATCGCGGACGTACGTCAGGGAAAGCGTTTCGAGCTGGAAGTGGACGGGCCGGTCGACGACGCCGCCCTCGCCCGCATCCACGAGATGGCCGAGACGTTCCTCGCCAACACCGTCATCGAGGACTTCGTCGTAAAGGTGGAGTCGTGA